DNA sequence from the Cohnella herbarum genome:
ACATGATGCGCTCTCCGTCCACATAAATCTCAAGAGCATCTTTCTCTCCGATGCCTAACGTGCGGCGCAATTCGATTGGAATAACCACCCGGCCCAACTCATCGACTTTCCGTACGATACCAGTAGATTTCATCATTTGGTAATACCCCTCTCAAAAGGTTAAAATAATAACAAACGGACCATCAATTGCTGAGCATGTCCGTGTTCGCCAGCATTCGACAAAGTTCTCTTTTTTCCGATCTCTATCGTACCAACCTTTCCCAAAAAAGTCAACCTGTATTGCTAGGGAAGAAGTCGCATTTCTGCTGAAAAGTTGCTGAGAATCCTTTCAAATAAGGCAATTTCGAGAACAAAGGGCATTGTCTACTAAAGAATGTTTAAGGAAAACGTTATTCGACATCGTTCGACATAAAACGATAAGTAAAGCAGTTGTTTGTCGAAAAGTGACAAAAAAGAGGTGATGTCCATGCTCGCGAAATTGCAAGAAGAGAAGGTTTTCAAGGATCCTGTTCATCATTCTATTTACGTGCAGGATCTGACCATCTGGAAACTCATTAATACACCCGAGTTCCAGCGACTCAGAAGAATACGCCAATTAGGCACCTCCTATCTTACTTTCCATGGAGCGGAGCACAGCAGGTTTTCCCATTCCTTGGGCGTTTATGAAATAACAAGGAAAATTATTTCTCAATTTGAGCGTAATGGATACGACGATTGGCCGCAAGAGGAAAAATTACTCAGTCTTTGCGCTTCCTTGTTGCACGATGTCGGACATGGACCTTTTTCGCATTCGCTGGAACAAATCTTTCGTACCGACCATGAAGAATTTACTTGCGAAGTGATATTGGGAGACACCGGCGTGAACCGGGTTCTGCGCGAGGTGGATCCGCAATTTCCCGCTAAGGTAGCTTCCGTCATTCGTAAGAAGTACGAGAAACCGATCGTCGTTAGCTTAGTATCCAGCCAACTCGATGCGGATCGAATGGATTATTTGCTGCGGGATGCATTTTTTACGGGAGTGAACTACGGAACGTTCGACTTGGATCGGATTCTTCGGGTGTTGCGTCCTTATAAAGGAAAGATCGTGGTGAAAGAAAGCGGAATGCACGCGGTCGAAGACTACTTGATGTCCCGATACCAGATGTACTGGCAAGTTTATTTTCACCCGGTGACGCGGAGTTCGGAAATTGTGCTGAGGCAAATCTTCCGCAGAGCCGGCGAGCTTCATAAAGAGGAATACGAATTCGCGTTCATGCTTCCGCCGATTCGGGAGCTACTGGAAGGTACGATCACGCTGCGCCAATATTTGAAGTTGGACGAAGCATTGGTGCAGACGACGTTCGGCCAGTGGACGGAGGAGAAGGACGAGCTCTTGTCGGATCTGTGCCGACGGTTCTTGAATCGTCAGTTGTATAAGTACGCGCCGCTGGAGCAAGAGGACAAGCTATGGCTCGAGGAAGTTCGACAAGAATGGGAGCGGATCGGTCTTCATCCGGACTATCATATGGAAGTCGATACTCCGATGGATTCGCCGTACGACGTCTATAAACCGGGCGCATTGCCCGACGGCAAAGAAAAGCCTCCGATTCTTCTGCTCGACGAGCAAGAGCAATTAACGGAGATCTCGGTAAAGTCGGATATTATTCAGTCAATTGCCGGTCTTCATCGCGGGAAATACTACATTTACTTTCCCTTGGAGAAGGTGCTCCCGCACGCTCATAAGTTAAGTCCGGAGACGCGCAAAAAACTGTCTATATAATAGAAGGAACTTCGTGATCAAAAGCCGATTTTTTGAATTACATCTTCAAATGAACGTTCAAAAAGTCAGGTTTTCAGCACCGAGAAGGTTGGATGAAGCTACATTTATAGAAGGGGGACAAATTCCGACATGCTTATCGACACCCATGCCCACCTAGATTCTCCCAAGTTCGACAACGATCGCGAAGAGGTCATCGCCCGCGCCCTTGAGGCAGGGATAGATACGATCGTGAACATCGGTTTTAATCGGGAAACGATTCCCACGACTATGGCGTTAGCCGAGAAATATCCCTTTATCTACGCGGTCGTAGGGTGGCATCCGACAGATGCTATAGATATGAAGTTGGAGGAGGATTTGGCCTGGATCGAACGGCTGTGCAGCCACCCAAAAGTCGTGGCCATCGGCGAGATCGGGCTTGATTACTATTGGGATACGTCCCCGAAAGAAATCCAACATACCGTATTCCGGGAGCAAATTCGGTTGGCTAAACGTCTGAACAAACCGATCGTCATCCACAATCGCGATGCTCACGAAGATATCGTTAGATTACTTAAAGAAGAGAAAGCGGAAGAAGTCGGCGGAATTATGCACTGCTTCTCCGGAAGCTGGGAAACGGCCCGAAAATGCCTCGATATGAACTTCTATATTTCATTCGGAGGTCCGGTTACTTTTAAGAACGCGAGAGTGCCGAAAGAGGTGTTGGAACGTGTTCCGCTCGATCGATTATTGCTCGAAACGGATGCTCCTTATTTAGCTCCGCACCCTCACCGAGGGAAGCGGAACGAGTCGGCTTACGTTCGTCTCGTCGCGGAGACCGCGGCGGAGATTAAAGGGATTTCAGTGGATGAGATGGCACATATTACCAGTGAAAATGGGCGCCGCTGTTTGGGCATAACGAGATAAACGGAAGATTTGGAAGAAAAACGGCTCGGTTTGAAGAAAAAACTGGCTTTTGCTTGGGATAATCGAATAGATCCGGTCGTTTTTCCGTGAAAACGAGCAAATTCGTCCGTTGCATCATCTTTACACCTTTGGCGACTAGAGGTTATTATCATCAACAGAAGTTCGAATATGACATTCCTTTTCCAGTGCGCTTAATCTCCCGAACGGGAGAGTGGGGGACCCAACGCAACGGCGTTTAGGCAATTAAACGTCCGCAGCGGTCCGAGCAATCTTGGGGTGAATTTTGCAAGTGGCAGAGACGCGACTCTATCTGAGTAACTCGTCATGCCAAGGAGCAAATAGGGCAACTCTCTTTCGCCCGAACCCGACAGCTAACCCCGCAAGCGTGATAGAGAGAGGTCAACCTCGTGCCGCGACAATTCTTTTAACTCTTCTACATGCGGAAGCCACGAACAGGTCCTCTGTCTCGATGGCTTTTTGTGTTGAAAAAAAGAATTGTAAAAGCTTGTACCAAGCTTTGGAGCGTGCATTACTGGATAAGGCGGCGCTTTAACAAACGTCCGGAATTTCGCAGTAACGGACGGATCGGCGAGCGTCGATAACCATTTTGGATTAGTCGCGTCAGACAAGTATCATGCATCACAGTCGACGGCGGGGCTATGAAGGAGGAGCGAGATATGGGCGTTATTCCTACTGAGGAAACCCATGTTCC
Encoded proteins:
- a CDS encoding AbrB/MazE/SpoVT family DNA-binding domain-containing protein, whose amino-acid sequence is MMKSTGIVRKVDELGRVVIPIELRRTLGIGEKDALEIYVDGERIMLKKYEPACIFCGNAENVTYFKGKIVCRECLKDLPSPVTN
- a CDS encoding TatD family hydrolase; the encoded protein is MLIDTHAHLDSPKFDNDREEVIARALEAGIDTIVNIGFNRETIPTTMALAEKYPFIYAVVGWHPTDAIDMKLEEDLAWIERLCSHPKVVAIGEIGLDYYWDTSPKEIQHTVFREQIRLAKRLNKPIVIHNRDAHEDIVRLLKEEKAEEVGGIMHCFSGSWETARKCLDMNFYISFGGPVTFKNARVPKEVLERVPLDRLLLETDAPYLAPHPHRGKRNESAYVRLVAETAAEIKGISVDEMAHITSENGRRCLGITR
- a CDS encoding HD domain-containing protein, with protein sequence MLAKLQEEKVFKDPVHHSIYVQDLTIWKLINTPEFQRLRRIRQLGTSYLTFHGAEHSRFSHSLGVYEITRKIISQFERNGYDDWPQEEKLLSLCASLLHDVGHGPFSHSLEQIFRTDHEEFTCEVILGDTGVNRVLREVDPQFPAKVASVIRKKYEKPIVVSLVSSQLDADRMDYLLRDAFFTGVNYGTFDLDRILRVLRPYKGKIVVKESGMHAVEDYLMSRYQMYWQVYFHPVTRSSEIVLRQIFRRAGELHKEEYEFAFMLPPIRELLEGTITLRQYLKLDEALVQTTFGQWTEEKDELLSDLCRRFLNRQLYKYAPLEQEDKLWLEEVRQEWERIGLHPDYHMEVDTPMDSPYDVYKPGALPDGKEKPPILLLDEQEQLTEISVKSDIIQSIAGLHRGKYYIYFPLEKVLPHAHKLSPETRKKLSI